One segment of Allorhodopirellula heiligendammensis DNA contains the following:
- a CDS encoding alpha/beta hydrolase-fold protein, producing MTRNRLLACIILIASASLLMLTPTIGEETTNTQDMFKKETYVSSGGGELKYRIHIPQSASTDAKLPLVLFLHGAGERGNDNEAQLKHGATEFLKNGRDEQFPAIIVAPQCPRDMKWVDADWSQSEGEGTFMSTPSPTMNLVFQLLDEVIAQGNVDTSRLYVTGLSMGGYGSWYAAAEYRTMASHEVADAARDSGRAATSGFAAMIAVCGGGDSSWADRYDPVSVWAVHGDADTAVPVIRSRAMIAALVNGGHPGEIRYTERAGVDHDSWTQTYADDETYDWLFSQSRQ from the coding sequence ATGACTCGAAATCGTCTGCTTGCCTGCATCATTTTGATCGCATCGGCCTCGCTCCTAATGCTGACACCAACCATTGGCGAAGAAACAACTAATACTCAGGATATGTTCAAAAAAGAAACCTACGTCAGCTCAGGTGGCGGCGAACTGAAGTATCGCATCCACATTCCGCAATCCGCCAGCACCGATGCCAAACTACCGTTGGTATTGTTTCTGCACGGTGCGGGCGAGCGTGGCAACGATAACGAAGCGCAGCTCAAGCATGGCGCGACCGAGTTCCTCAAAAACGGGCGTGACGAGCAATTCCCGGCGATTATCGTTGCCCCGCAATGCCCTCGCGACATGAAATGGGTTGATGCCGATTGGTCTCAATCCGAGGGCGAGGGTACGTTCATGTCCACCCCCTCACCAACGATGAACCTCGTCTTTCAACTACTCGACGAGGTCATTGCCCAAGGCAACGTGGACACCTCGCGATTGTACGTCACCGGTCTCTCCATGGGCGGCTATGGAAGCTGGTACGCGGCAGCGGAGTACCGCACCATGGCGAGCCACGAGGTTGCCGACGCAGCAAGGGACTCAGGCCGTGCCGCGACCAGTGGCTTCGCCGCCATGATCGCTGTCTGCGGCGGTGGCGATTCCAGCTGGGCCGATCGCTACGACCCTGTTAGCGTTTGGGCCGTTCACGGCGACGCTGACACTGCTGTGCCCGTCATTCGCAGTCGTGCCATGATCGCCGCCTTGGTCAACGGAGGCCATCCAGGGGAAATTCGCTATACCGAACGCGCCGGTGTCGACCATGACAGTTGGACCCAGACGTACGCCGATGATGAAACCTACGATTGGCTATTCTCGCAATCGCGCCAGTAA
- the ribD gene encoding bifunctional diaminohydroxyphosphoribosylaminopyrimidine deaminase/5-amino-6-(5-phosphoribosylamino)uracil reductase RibD, which translates to MVDPAVDETHMAAAVELAWAGLGSVEPNPMVGCVIVRAGQVIGRGCHERFGEAHAEVNALHDCLQNGHDAKGATAYVTLEPCCHHGKTPPCADALIAAGLARVVIAVVDPFEQVSGGGVARLKDAGIEVDTGVAVELATNQLAAYLKRVRTGRPWVIAKWAMSMDGRIATATGQSQWITGESARREVHALRGRIDGIAVGMGTVLADDPLLTARPSGPRTLNRTLNRIVFAQTRVPPLDRQLVKTATKTPLWLIAGPLVRDADLAALSGHGARVIRCQNPDPIAMIDEALLRLGGRDNPGGTPLTNLMVEGGGRLLGSFAAAEQIDEAHVYIGSKLIGGQAAPGPVGDPGISQLNRSISLRVGSVDRFDDDVRIIYRKASQHR; encoded by the coding sequence ATGGTTGATCCTGCCGTTGACGAAACGCACATGGCCGCGGCTGTCGAATTGGCGTGGGCTGGCCTCGGGTCAGTTGAGCCCAACCCCATGGTCGGCTGCGTGATCGTCCGCGCTGGCCAAGTGATCGGGCGTGGGTGCCACGAACGATTCGGCGAGGCGCATGCCGAAGTTAACGCGTTGCATGACTGTTTACAAAATGGGCATGACGCGAAGGGCGCGACCGCCTACGTCACTCTCGAACCGTGCTGCCACCACGGTAAGACCCCACCCTGCGCCGATGCCCTGATCGCTGCCGGGCTTGCCCGCGTCGTGATCGCGGTCGTCGACCCCTTTGAGCAAGTCTCCGGGGGCGGTGTCGCGAGATTGAAAGACGCCGGGATCGAAGTCGACACGGGGGTCGCAGTTGAACTCGCCACCAACCAACTCGCTGCATATCTGAAACGAGTGCGGACGGGTCGTCCGTGGGTGATTGCCAAATGGGCGATGAGCATGGACGGGCGGATTGCGACGGCCACCGGGCAAAGCCAGTGGATCACAGGCGAATCGGCCCGCCGCGAGGTACATGCCTTACGCGGCCGGATCGATGGGATCGCTGTCGGCATGGGCACCGTCCTGGCGGACGACCCGCTCCTGACCGCCCGGCCAAGTGGGCCCCGCACTCTCAATCGCACTCTCAATCGCATCGTCTTCGCACAAACGCGAGTGCCTCCTCTGGATCGTCAACTTGTAAAAACTGCAACTAAAACGCCGCTGTGGCTGATCGCTGGGCCGCTGGTTCGAGACGCAGATTTGGCCGCGCTGAGCGGCCATGGCGCCAGGGTGATCCGCTGTCAAAATCCAGATCCTATCGCCATGATTGATGAGGCGCTGCTGCGACTTGGCGGGCGTGATAATCCCGGCGGCACCCCCCTCACAAACCTGATGGTTGAAGGCGGCGGGCGGCTGCTGGGCAGCTTCGCTGCAGCTGAGCAAATTGACGAAGCGCATGTTTACATTGGCAGCAAATTGATCGGTGGCCAGGCGGCTCCCGGTCCGGTGGGCGATCCAGGAATTTCCCAGCTCAATCGATCCATCTCACTCCGCGTTGGCTCGGTCGACCGATTCGACGATGACGTGCGGATCATTTATCGAAAAGCCTCCCAGCACCGTTGA
- a CDS encoding sigma-54-dependent transcriptional regulator → MHILFADDEKPLQELMRKELPRMGYRVTVCPDGVTAVETIKRERIDCLLVDLNMPGFNGIEVIAQAREIRPEIEAIIMTANPSTETAIDAIKHGTFDYLTKPTRLADIATLLGRVSERREGKRLLSALMHRLQRAEGHSDLIGGHASMEAVRKLIGRVAPTDSTVLIRGETGCGKELVARAIHSQSLRAEKPFVAVNCGALPENLIESELFGHTKGSFTGADTSRVGLFEVANGGTLFLDEIGELPLAVQAKLLRVLETGDIRRLGDNESLHVDVRIVCATHRDLEKMVGEQTFREDLMFRINTFELRVPPLRERIEDLVTLASHLLRRHRRDGADDQLFTPEAIAELQGHQWPGNVRELANVIEHASVLCDALPIGVEHLPAHFSQRKLRDDLVGTAPMSLKELEQLAIDRSMKRHDGNKKAVAEELGVSLKTLYNRLNVTAEAEAA, encoded by the coding sequence ATGCATATTTTGTTCGCCGACGATGAGAAACCACTTCAAGAATTAATGCGGAAGGAGCTTCCGCGGATGGGTTACCGCGTGACGGTTTGCCCGGATGGGGTGACGGCGGTGGAAACGATTAAGCGTGAACGCATCGACTGCTTACTGGTCGACCTCAACATGCCGGGTTTCAATGGCATCGAAGTGATTGCTCAGGCACGCGAGATTCGACCTGAGATCGAGGCGATCATCATGACAGCGAATCCGTCGACCGAGACGGCGATCGACGCGATCAAGCACGGCACGTTCGACTACCTCACCAAACCGACGCGCCTGGCGGATATCGCCACCTTGCTTGGCCGAGTCAGTGAACGGCGTGAAGGTAAACGCTTGCTTTCGGCTCTCATGCATCGGCTCCAACGCGCCGAGGGCCACAGCGACCTGATCGGCGGCCATGCGTCGATGGAAGCTGTCCGCAAATTAATTGGACGGGTCGCGCCCACTGACTCTACGGTATTGATCCGGGGAGAGACCGGCTGCGGGAAAGAACTGGTAGCTCGCGCGATCCACAGCCAAAGCCTACGTGCTGAAAAACCATTTGTCGCCGTCAACTGCGGTGCGCTGCCAGAGAACCTTATCGAGAGTGAACTCTTTGGGCACACAAAAGGCTCCTTCACCGGCGCCGATACGTCACGAGTTGGACTGTTTGAGGTCGCCAATGGCGGCACCCTGTTTCTCGATGAGATTGGAGAGCTACCGCTCGCGGTGCAAGCCAAGCTGTTGCGGGTGCTAGAGACCGGCGACATCCGTCGGCTCGGCGACAACGAGAGTCTGCATGTCGACGTGCGAATTGTCTGCGCCACACACCGCGACCTGGAGAAAATGGTGGGGGAACAGACATTCCGCGAAGACTTGATGTTCCGCATCAATACGTTCGAACTTCGCGTACCCCCACTGCGTGAGCGGATCGAAGATCTCGTTACGCTCGCGTCGCATCTACTGCGTCGCCATCGCCGGGATGGCGCTGACGATCAGCTCTTCACTCCCGAGGCGATCGCTGAACTTCAGGGTCACCAGTGGCCAGGCAACGTGCGTGAACTCGCCAATGTGATCGAGCACGCATCCGTCCTCTGTGATGCATTGCCGATCGGAGTAGAACACCTACCGGCTCATTTTTCGCAGCGAAAATTGCGGGATGATCTCGTCGGCACCGCTCCAATGTCCCTCAAAGAGCTGGAGCAACTTGCGATCGACCGCAGCATGAAGCGGCACGACGGAAACAAAAAGGCGGTGGCTGAGGAACTCGGCGTCAGCTTAAAAACACTCTACAATCGCCTCAACGTAACTGCGGAAGCGGAAGCCGCTTAA
- a CDS encoding sigma-54-dependent transcriptional regulator: MTTPSSTRQIMIVDDERNMCELIETDLRLRGIASRWYTSATEALAAIHKHDFDVVLTDVRMPGTTGLQLCQQLSRTRPDIPVVVMTAFGTLETAISAMRSGAYDFITKPIEMDLLSITLQRAIEHRRLTAQVSLLESTYDAAIPFGELLGQSPTMRNLYEHLKQVAASDAAVLITGESGTGKELVARSIHSGSRRANAPFVAVNCAALTETLLESELFGHVKGAFTDARGERKGLFLEANGGTLLLDEMGEMPMSMQVRLLRALEERRVRPVGSDKEYSFDVRVLTATNRDLETAVAEGRFREDLYYRINVIGIELPPLRARGTDILRLAEHFQEQFAASEGKSVSGFGEGVAERLLSYAWPGNVRELRNVMERAVALTRYDTITLEDLPDKIRSFHEGEMFIGGLDPSELVPMEEIERRYIHHVLDAVGGNQSQAARILGLDRKTIYRKLKSV; encoded by the coding sequence ATGACCACCCCATCGTCTACTCGCCAGATCATGATCGTCGATGACGAACGCAATATGTGCGAGCTCATCGAAACCGACTTGCGGCTGCGCGGCATTGCCAGCCGCTGGTACACATCGGCGACAGAAGCCCTCGCAGCAATTCACAAACACGATTTCGACGTTGTTTTGACCGATGTGCGGATGCCAGGTACGACCGGACTGCAGCTCTGTCAGCAGTTATCGCGAACACGACCTGATATTCCAGTCGTAGTGATGACCGCATTTGGAACGCTCGAAACTGCAATCAGTGCCATGCGGTCAGGGGCTTACGACTTCATCACCAAGCCGATCGAGATGGATTTGCTTTCGATCACGCTGCAACGCGCAATTGAACACCGCCGGCTGACCGCACAGGTCAGTTTGCTCGAATCGACCTATGACGCAGCGATCCCATTCGGAGAACTTCTAGGCCAGAGTCCCACAATGCGAAATCTGTACGAACATCTGAAACAAGTTGCCGCATCCGACGCGGCAGTGCTCATCACCGGCGAGAGCGGTACCGGAAAGGAGCTTGTCGCTCGCTCGATTCACTCAGGCAGCCGGCGTGCGAACGCGCCATTCGTTGCTGTGAACTGCGCCGCCCTGACAGAAACCCTGTTAGAGAGCGAGCTTTTTGGTCACGTCAAAGGCGCTTTCACCGACGCGCGAGGAGAACGCAAAGGATTGTTCCTCGAAGCGAATGGTGGCACCCTGCTACTCGACGAGATGGGCGAGATGCCCATGTCAATGCAAGTTCGACTGCTACGTGCGCTCGAGGAACGTCGTGTCCGGCCGGTCGGCAGCGACAAAGAGTATTCGTTTGATGTGCGCGTATTAACCGCAACCAATCGAGACCTGGAAACTGCCGTTGCGGAAGGCCGTTTCCGCGAAGATCTCTATTACCGGATTAACGTCATCGGAATTGAACTGCCGCCCCTGCGGGCACGCGGTACCGACATTCTTCGACTCGCAGAGCATTTCCAAGAACAATTCGCCGCGAGCGAAGGCAAATCGGTATCGGGATTCGGTGAGGGCGTTGCCGAAAGATTGCTCAGTTATGCATGGCCTGGCAACGTCCGCGAACTGCGAAACGTGATGGAACGTGCTGTCGCACTGACGCGATACGACACTATCACCCTAGAAGACCTGCCTGACAAAATTCGCAGCTTCCATGAAGGAGAAATGTTCATCGGCGGTCTCGACCCGAGCGAATTGGTGCCGATGGAAGAGATCGAACGACGCTACATTCACCACGTTTTGGACGCTGTCGGTGGCAATCAGAGCCAAGCTGCACGCATCCTCGGTCTCGACCGCAAGACGATCTACCGCAAACTGAAATCCGTGTAG
- a CDS encoding sensor histidine kinase — protein sequence MRNSQSFWRFLERLLFTDNSRKAARASRFRRSHTSSDKQVAETNLAVAGADADSMTSHASRESEWDSFENSTVDLDCTDGPAASDSGIWKRGTPVTGLLQRHSIRTKLLFGVITLTLTIVSLTIVGLIGFYRYRALADAISTRARELPMATDLSERATAARDSNTRICLMKSHEGMIDSFGSSESSLFAQNDLQFERGNFNQVMFDLTMALDLYANAIGVECPSDECEVCDQSPPVEEGDLAATLIDTQEQRASVKAIARRIQEIDRMRQDPRSLVVYSQKGCNDLSGKLAALVTETHDHLALIHSQMASFSNHVKMQHRAGIAIAWIALGCAALITMAMVWFFQMMVIGPFSNLVMGARLVARGEYRHRIEMGSDDEIGELGEILNEVTDRFQKSLLHIQSICHDKDEEVKIRSREVIRNEQLAGIGFLAAGFAHEINNPMAAIAWSAESLESRVNDLIMLPEEDRLVDEELMETLQENLQRIQGEAYRCKSITERMLSFSRVGHVEREHVDVSPLVNDVVEMIGTLGQYKCKHIHVDVVEPVAAYANSQEIRQVILNLVTNAMESVDSDGRVDIILRNEGDFASIRVRDSGCGMTAEVMQHLFEPFYTRRRDGNGTGLGLSISYRIVSQHGGQLIPRSEGEGFGSEFELRLPIDKVASRSNSSKPHLHAARHWQNAEPQAA from the coding sequence ATGCGCAATTCCCAAAGTTTTTGGCGTTTTCTGGAACGCCTGCTGTTCACAGACAACTCCAGGAAAGCCGCCCGAGCATCTCGATTTCGGCGTTCCCATACCAGTTCGGATAAGCAAGTAGCGGAAACGAATCTGGCCGTCGCGGGGGCAGACGCAGACTCGATGACGTCGCACGCGTCGCGAGAGAGCGAATGGGACTCGTTCGAAAACAGTACGGTCGACCTCGATTGCACCGACGGCCCAGCGGCCTCTGATTCCGGGATCTGGAAGCGAGGGACTCCAGTCACCGGGTTACTGCAACGCCACTCAATTCGCACCAAACTGCTCTTTGGCGTCATTACGCTGACGCTCACCATTGTGTCATTGACGATCGTTGGGCTGATTGGCTTCTATCGGTATCGGGCACTTGCCGATGCCATCAGCACGCGAGCTAGAGAACTGCCGATGGCGACCGACTTGAGCGAGCGGGCGACGGCCGCCCGCGACAGCAATACGCGAATTTGCCTGATGAAGTCGCATGAGGGAATGATCGATTCGTTCGGGTCGTCAGAGTCCTCCTTGTTCGCACAAAATGACCTGCAATTTGAGCGTGGCAATTTCAATCAAGTGATGTTCGACTTGACGATGGCGCTGGATCTATACGCCAATGCGATCGGGGTCGAGTGTCCGTCAGATGAGTGCGAGGTCTGCGATCAATCGCCGCCCGTCGAGGAGGGAGACTTGGCCGCCACCCTGATCGACACTCAAGAGCAGCGTGCATCGGTCAAGGCAATCGCCAGACGGATTCAAGAAATCGATCGCATGCGACAAGACCCTCGCTCGCTCGTGGTTTATTCTCAGAAAGGATGCAACGACCTCTCGGGAAAACTCGCCGCATTGGTTACCGAAACGCACGACCACCTCGCGTTGATCCACAGCCAAATGGCGAGTTTCAGCAACCATGTCAAAATGCAACATCGCGCGGGGATTGCGATTGCCTGGATCGCACTGGGGTGCGCCGCTCTGATCACGATGGCCATGGTATGGTTCTTTCAAATGATGGTCATCGGACCATTCAGCAACCTTGTGATGGGTGCCCGCTTAGTCGCGCGCGGCGAGTATCGCCACCGCATCGAAATGGGGAGCGATGACGAGATTGGCGAGCTCGGCGAAATCCTCAACGAAGTCACCGATCGCTTTCAAAAGAGCCTCCTGCACATCCAAAGCATCTGCCACGACAAAGATGAAGAAGTGAAAATCCGATCTCGCGAAGTGATCCGCAACGAACAACTCGCCGGCATCGGATTTCTCGCGGCGGGCTTCGCTCACGAAATCAACAACCCCATGGCCGCGATTGCCTGGAGTGCTGAATCCCTCGAGTCGCGGGTCAACGACCTCATCATGCTCCCCGAAGAAGACCGTTTGGTGGACGAAGAGTTGATGGAAACGCTCCAGGAGAACCTGCAGCGAATTCAAGGCGAAGCCTATCGCTGCAAGTCAATTACCGAACGGATGCTGAGCTTTAGCCGCGTCGGACACGTCGAACGTGAACACGTCGACGTCAGCCCGTTGGTCAATGATGTCGTCGAGATGATCGGCACACTCGGCCAGTACAAATGCAAGCACATTCATGTCGACGTCGTCGAACCGGTCGCCGCCTATGCCAACTCACAGGAAATTCGCCAAGTCATCCTGAACCTCGTTACCAACGCGATGGAAAGTGTTGATAGTGACGGCCGCGTCGATATCATCCTGCGCAACGAAGGCGACTTTGCCAGCATCCGAGTTCGCGATAGTGGATGCGGGATGACCGCAGAGGTGATGCAGCACCTATTTGAGCCATTTTACACACGTCGCCGTGACGGCAATGGCACAGGACTGGGACTGAGCATCTCGTATCGCATCGTGTCCCAACACGGTGGGCAGTTGATTCCTCGCAGCGAAGGTGAGGGATTCGGCTCGGAATTCGAATTACGGTTGCCCATTGATAAAGTCGCCAGTCGCAGCAATTCCTCCAAACCGCACCTCCATGCGGCGAGACATTGGCAGAATGCCGAACCTCAAGCCGCGTAA
- the ppdK gene encoding pyruvate, phosphate dikinase, with amino-acid sequence MAKKSDAAKMVYYFGKKKTEGKGHPKALLGGKGLNLAEMTSIGLPVPPGFTITTEVCGDYYTHGKQLPAGLMDEVNEAVSELEDELGKKFGDNDNPLLVSVRSGAAVSMPGMMNTILNLGLNDTATEGLAKSTKNERFAYDAYRRLINMYGDVVMGLSHHSFEEAFDKVKKKYKVTEDTDVPAEGLRELCDAYKAVYKKQAGEDFPQDPIKQLQLAIEAVFGSWNADRAISYRRIEAAKGNSLIANLIGTAVNVQAMVYGNMGDDSGTGVGFTRDPNTGQNKFYGEFLINAQGEDVVAGIRTPQPVAEMGKWDKAAHKELMEIKKKLEDHYSEMQDIEFTIEKGKLFMLQTRTGKRNGIAAVKIACDMVKEGLITEKEAVMRVPASDLTHCLLPSFKPTARNAADLLCRGLNASPGAAVGKLAFTAQEARERHEAGEKVILVRRETSPEDVEGMSAADGILTSTGGATSHAAVVARGWGKCCVAGASDVTINEKAKKITVVNAEGQTRTFGAKDTISLDGATGDVMAGEVETQEPKLSGDFAQLMEWADKYRTLKIRTNADSPADSKRARDFGAEGIGLCRTEHMFFEADRIIHMRAMILADTDDDRRAALKKLLPFQRKDFEGIFKAMAGLPVTVRLLDPPLHEFLPHDAASQKQMADELGVKPADIKKRGEALHEANPMLGHRGCRLSITYPEILEMQVQAIVEAAINCSKKNIDAIAEIMIPLVGTAAELRILREQVEATIEKTKTAKKFEGELHILIGTMIEIPRACLTADEVAQYADFFSFGTNDLTQMTFGYSRDDIGGFLPDYLDSKILPVDPFQSLDQAGVGQLVEMGVTKGRSEKTKLKIGICGEHGGDPASIGFCNKVGLDYVSCSPFRVPIARLAAAQAALEQQK; translated from the coding sequence ATGGCAAAGAAATCTGACGCAGCCAAAATGGTTTACTACTTCGGCAAAAAGAAAACCGAAGGCAAGGGTCACCCCAAAGCCCTCCTGGGCGGCAAAGGACTCAATCTCGCTGAAATGACCTCCATCGGGTTGCCCGTGCCTCCCGGCTTCACCATTACTACGGAAGTCTGCGGAGATTATTACACTCACGGCAAGCAATTGCCCGCCGGGTTGATGGACGAAGTCAATGAAGCGGTCAGCGAACTCGAAGATGAGCTCGGCAAGAAGTTCGGCGACAATGATAACCCGCTGCTTGTCAGCGTCCGCAGCGGTGCGGCCGTCTCCATGCCGGGCATGATGAATACCATCCTCAATCTCGGCCTCAACGACACGGCCACCGAGGGACTTGCCAAGTCCACTAAGAACGAACGATTCGCTTACGATGCCTACCGTCGTTTGATCAATATGTACGGCGACGTTGTGATGGGTTTGTCCCACCACAGCTTCGAAGAAGCCTTTGATAAGGTCAAAAAGAAATACAAGGTCACCGAGGACACCGATGTCCCCGCCGAAGGCTTGCGTGAACTCTGTGACGCATACAAAGCGGTTTACAAGAAACAAGCAGGCGAAGATTTTCCGCAGGATCCCATCAAGCAGCTCCAGCTCGCCATCGAGGCCGTGTTCGGATCGTGGAACGCAGACCGCGCGATCTCCTATCGCCGCATCGAAGCTGCCAAGGGTAACTCGCTGATCGCCAATCTGATCGGAACGGCCGTCAACGTACAAGCGATGGTATACGGCAATATGGGCGACGATTCCGGCACGGGTGTTGGTTTTACTCGCGACCCGAACACCGGACAAAATAAGTTCTACGGTGAGTTCTTGATCAACGCTCAAGGCGAAGACGTTGTCGCTGGTATCCGTACCCCACAGCCGGTTGCCGAAATGGGCAAGTGGGATAAAGCGGCTCACAAGGAATTGATGGAGATCAAGAAGAAGCTCGAAGATCACTACTCGGAAATGCAGGATATCGAGTTCACGATCGAGAAGGGCAAGCTGTTCATGCTGCAGACTCGGACCGGCAAGCGAAACGGCATCGCAGCCGTCAAGATCGCTTGTGACATGGTCAAGGAAGGCTTGATCACTGAGAAGGAAGCCGTCATGCGGGTGCCCGCCTCGGACTTGACCCACTGCCTGTTGCCGTCGTTTAAGCCAACTGCTCGCAACGCCGCCGATTTGCTCTGCCGCGGTCTCAACGCCTCGCCAGGGGCCGCCGTTGGTAAGCTCGCCTTCACCGCTCAAGAAGCTCGTGAACGCCACGAAGCGGGCGAAAAGGTCATCCTTGTCCGTCGCGAAACCAGTCCAGAAGACGTCGAAGGCATGTCTGCTGCCGACGGGATCTTGACCAGCACGGGTGGTGCGACCAGTCACGCCGCGGTGGTTGCTCGCGGTTGGGGCAAGTGCTGTGTCGCTGGTGCTAGCGACGTCACGATCAACGAGAAGGCCAAGAAGATCACAGTTGTGAACGCCGAAGGCCAAACTCGTACCTTCGGTGCTAAGGACACCATCAGCCTCGACGGGGCGACCGGTGATGTCATGGCCGGCGAAGTCGAAACGCAAGAACCGAAGCTTTCGGGCGACTTTGCACAATTGATGGAATGGGCCGACAAGTATCGCACACTGAAGATTCGCACCAATGCCGATTCTCCAGCGGATAGCAAACGCGCTCGTGACTTCGGTGCTGAAGGCATCGGGCTGTGCCGCACCGAGCACATGTTCTTTGAAGCCGATCGCATTATCCACATGCGGGCCATGATTCTCGCTGATACCGACGACGATCGTCGGGCTGCGTTGAAGAAGTTGCTGCCGTTCCAACGGAAAGATTTCGAAGGCATTTTCAAAGCAATGGCCGGATTGCCCGTCACCGTTCGCTTGCTCGATCCACCACTGCACGAATTCCTGCCTCACGATGCTGCCAGCCAAAAGCAAATGGCTGACGAGTTGGGCGTCAAGCCAGCCGACATCAAGAAACGTGGCGAAGCGTTGCACGAAGCCAACCCGATGCTCGGCCACCGTGGTTGCCGACTCAGCATCACCTATCCCGAAATTCTCGAGATGCAGGTGCAAGCAATCGTGGAAGCCGCGATCAATTGCTCCAAGAAGAATATCGACGCGATTGCAGAAATTATGATCCCGTTGGTGGGCACCGCTGCCGAGCTGCGCATCTTGCGTGAACAAGTCGAGGCGACGATCGAAAAAACCAAGACCGCCAAGAAGTTCGAAGGCGAGTTGCATATTCTGATCGGAACCATGATCGAAATCCCACGAGCATGTTTGACGGCCGACGAAGTTGCTCAGTACGCTGACTTCTTCAGCTTTGGTACGAATGACTTGACTCAGATGACATTCGGCTACAGCCGCGATGATATCGGCGGATTCTTGCCCGATTATCTTGATTCAAAGATTCTGCCCGTTGACCCGTTCCAATCGCTCGATCAAGCGGGTGTGGGGCAATTGGTGGAGATGGGTGTCACGAAGGGCCGCAGCGAGAAAACCAAGCTGAAGATTGGTATCTGTGGCGAACACGGTGGCGATCCGGCCTCGATTGGATTCTGCAACAAGGTCGGTCTCGACTACGTTTCGTGCAGCCCATTCCGCGTGCCAATCGCCCGTCTGGCTGCAGCCCAAGCTGCTCTAGAGCAACAGAAATAG
- a CDS encoding glycoside hydrolase family 76 protein gives MKLLNASRRFRFCTMLVCWVVLAETCHSDTFTPVATTAETGEACFDQWGTETLRLIRDRFWSQKYGLYTEHALMPDGRHWRGSHPSFMWGVGVQLSALNAAARVDPKRYVNQAMAYADAIEVYWLDANGVAGFDVQPGPKEADRYYDDNAWLVLALLELFEISHERKYLDRAVATFDFVMSGKDDKLGGGLYWREQEKKTKNTCTNAPAIVSALRLHQLTHEKSYLDTAKQLYLWTGQHLQDTDGLFWDNIDLEGKIDRRKYSYNSALMIRANLLFHELSGADNYLTEAERIANSARAAWIRDEGAVDDSGRFAHLLLEAFLALDEHHQDGSWGQVVVRSVIYLHDQVRDADGIYGSHWIASQRRSPRKISLLDQASAARIYWLAAAHFSSEAP, from the coding sequence ATGAAATTGCTGAATGCATCGCGACGCTTTCGTTTCTGCACCATGCTAGTTTGCTGGGTCGTCTTGGCCGAGACATGCCACTCAGACACGTTCACTCCAGTCGCTACTACGGCGGAGACCGGCGAGGCTTGCTTTGATCAATGGGGAACTGAAACCCTCCGCCTGATTCGGGATCGATTTTGGTCGCAAAAATACGGCTTATACACCGAACACGCCTTGATGCCAGACGGTCGCCATTGGCGAGGCAGTCATCCATCGTTCATGTGGGGCGTAGGGGTGCAGTTAAGTGCCTTGAATGCCGCTGCACGCGTTGATCCTAAGCGGTATGTGAACCAAGCGATGGCGTATGCCGACGCGATTGAGGTGTACTGGCTGGACGCAAACGGCGTGGCTGGCTTTGATGTGCAGCCAGGCCCCAAGGAGGCCGATCGCTACTACGACGACAACGCATGGTTGGTATTGGCCCTGTTAGAGCTGTTCGAAATCAGCCATGAGCGGAAATACCTTGATCGTGCCGTCGCCACCTTTGATTTCGTGATGAGTGGTAAGGATGACAAACTCGGTGGTGGGTTATATTGGCGTGAACAGGAAAAAAAAACCAAGAACACATGCACCAACGCGCCGGCGATCGTGTCAGCCTTACGTCTGCATCAGCTCACCCATGAGAAAAGCTATCTCGATACAGCCAAGCAGCTCTACTTGTGGACGGGTCAGCACCTGCAGGACACCGACGGTCTCTTCTGGGACAACATCGACCTTGAGGGAAAGATTGACCGCCGCAAATACAGCTACAATTCCGCGTTAATGATCCGCGCCAATTTGCTGTTCCACGAACTCAGCGGTGCCGACAACTATCTCACTGAAGCCGAGCGAATCGCCAACTCGGCGCGGGCGGCATGGATCCGTGACGAGGGGGCGGTCGACGACAGCGGTCGCTTTGCTCACTTGCTACTCGAGGCGTTTTTAGCGCTCGACGAGCATCACCAAGACGGAAGTTGGGGACAAGTCGTCGTGCGAAGTGTGATCTACCTGCACGATCAAGTCCGCGATGCGGATGGGATCTATGGCAGTCACTGGATCGCGTCTCAGCGTCGGTCTCCCAGGAAAATTTCGCTCCTCGACCAGGCCAGCGCGGCGCGCATCTATTGGCTGGCGGCGGCACATTTCAGCTCGGAAGCTCCATGA